A window of the Spirochaetota bacterium genome harbors these coding sequences:
- a CDS encoding NAD(P)H-dependent oxidoreductase has translation MKRILLLFAHPRFEKSRISRALLAPLKGKSFITIRDLYELYPDFNIDIEAEKSLLMEHDIVIWHHPLYMYSAPPIIKQWIDMVLEFGWAHGPDGTRLRGKVSFNVVTSGASRQTFRKAGSGGFTLRELLIPFEQTSLLCNMTYLPPFTVQGTYRITAEELASAAADYSTLLEGLSAGAFSPEELSGCDYLNDLIASQRGEERT, from the coding sequence ATGAAACGGATTCTGCTGCTTTTCGCCCATCCCCGATTTGAAAAATCACGGATAAGCAGGGCTCTCCTCGCTCCCCTGAAGGGGAAAAGCTTCATCACCATCAGGGACCTGTACGAGCTGTACCCGGACTTTAATATCGACATCGAGGCTGAAAAAAGCCTGCTTATGGAACACGACATCGTGATCTGGCACCACCCCCTGTACATGTACAGCGCCCCGCCCATCATCAAGCAATGGATAGACATGGTCCTCGAATTCGGCTGGGCCCACGGCCCCGACGGCACGCGCCTGCGGGGAAAAGTGTCGTTCAACGTGGTGACCTCGGGCGCCTCCCGCCAGACCTTCCGGAAGGCTGGCTCGGGCGGATTTACCCTCAGGGAACTGCTCATCCCCTTTGAGCAGACGTCCCTCCTCTGCAACATGACCTACCTGCCGCCGTTCACCGTTCAGGGGACCTACCGCATTACGGCGGAAGAGCTTGCCTCCGCAGCCGCCGATTATAGTACGCTTCTCGAAGGCCTTTCCGCCGGGGCATTCAGCCCGGAAGAGCTGTCCGGCTGCGACTATCTCAACGATCTCATCGCCTCACAACGGGGAGAAGAACGAACATGA
- a CDS encoding thiolase domain-containing protein, with amino-acid sequence MIKFSDKQLATPKLMRPVYLVTAGQSKFDRAFPEKRTEELCVDALVQAAEMINMSPAELKSYIHTCYYGHFADHFGDQLLGESVIHDRLGLDPLGNVGVKTGGATGGSTLWEGLKAVASGYSNCVLCMGWERMDEVPTDEGNFYISCAADKDWEGPLGHIYTGYYAVMAQKYWQVFGKEQDSFRKTMAEIAVKHHGYARMNPYAHAPMKITVEDVLKSPVVAYPLRALDCCVMSVGAACGILCDEETAMKLSKNSPHKPLRIWVTAGSHTLRPADRRDMEIPLLPNESKDQYKNFAKEFPGGERYPGFTGFLAARMAAYYAYNQVGIKDPTEDLDVIELHDAFTISDIQTYEDIGLRPYGHGRDYVESGDCYHTNPKTGKPGKLPSNLSGGLIGCMHSVGATGIMQVFEIACHIWNRWAEIHGDEKRWKAFGRQKPSDWTDLQVKGAKRALAISHAGVGSHVTCTILQDPDNLIKKDA; translated from the coding sequence ATGATTAAATTCAGTGACAAACAATTGGCAACTCCGAAACTGATGAGGCCGGTGTACCTTGTTACAGCCGGACAGTCAAAGTTCGACAGGGCCTTTCCGGAGAAGAGAACGGAAGAGCTCTGCGTCGATGCCCTGGTTCAGGCGGCAGAGATGATCAATATGTCCCCGGCTGAACTGAAGAGCTATATCCACACATGCTATTACGGCCACTTTGCCGATCACTTCGGCGATCAGCTTCTCGGCGAATCCGTCATTCATGACCGGCTCGGCCTGGACCCACTGGGAAACGTCGGCGTGAAAACCGGCGGCGCGACCGGTGGCTCGACCCTATGGGAAGGCCTGAAGGCAGTAGCGTCCGGATACTCCAACTGCGTGCTCTGCATGGGCTGGGAGCGGATGGACGAAGTCCCCACGGACGAAGGAAACTTCTACATTTCCTGCGCTGCCGACAAGGACTGGGAAGGTCCCCTGGGGCACATCTACACCGGGTACTATGCGGTCATGGCGCAGAAATACTGGCAGGTTTTCGGCAAGGAACAGGATTCCTTCCGGAAGACCATGGCGGAGATCGCGGTCAAGCACCACGGCTATGCGCGCATGAATCCCTACGCGCACGCCCCGATGAAGATCACTGTGGAAGACGTCCTCAAGTCACCGGTGGTGGCATATCCCCTGCGCGCCCTTGACTGCTGCGTCATGAGCGTCGGCGCGGCCTGCGGCATCCTGTGTGATGAAGAGACAGCGATGAAGTTGTCCAAGAATTCACCCCACAAGCCGCTCCGGATATGGGTCACCGCTGGTTCTCACACCCTTCGTCCCGCGGACCGGCGCGACATGGAGATCCCGCTCCTGCCGAACGAGAGCAAGGACCAGTACAAGAACTTCGCGAAGGAGTTCCCCGGCGGCGAGCGCTATCCTGGCTTCACCGGCTTCCTCGCGGCCCGCATGGCCGCCTATTACGCCTACAACCAGGTCGGTATCAAGGACCCGACCGAGGACCTCGACGTCATCGAGCTCCACGACGCCTTCACCATCAGCGATATACAGACTTATGAAGACATCGGACTGCGTCCCTACGGCCATGGCCGCGACTATGTCGAGTCGGGAGACTGCTATCACACGAATCCGAAGACCGGTAAGCCGGGCAAGCTGCCCTCGAACCTTTCCGGCGGACTCATCGGATGCATGCACTCGGTCGGCGCGACCGGCATCATGCAGGTATTCGAAATCGCGTGCCACATCTGGAACAGATGGGCCGAGATCCATGGAGACGAGAAGCGGTGGAAGGCCTTCGGCCGCCAGAAGCCGTCGGATTGGACCGACCTCCAGGTAAAGGGCGCCAAGCGGGCCCTGGCCATCAGCCACGCCGGCGTCGGTTCGCACGTAACATGTACGATCCTGCAGGATCCGGACAATCTCATTAAAAAGGACGCGTAG
- a CDS encoding acyl-CoA dehydrogenase family protein: protein MDFWLNDEQKMLRYNVREFAEKEIKPKAQELDEKEEFSYDITKKMAELGLFGIYVPDKWGGAGMDYLSYCVAVEEICRIDGSHGATVAAANSLGIGPIYYYGSDKQKEEWLPRLCKGEILASFGLTEPEAGSDAGASKTNAKLDKGEWVINGSKIFITNSTNKMAGICTVQAITGKKSDGKNEVSCILVPNGTKGYTQKKMTKKMMWRASDTGELYFDDCRVPEENLLGKRGEGFHQMLQTLDNGRLAIAAMGLGGAQGAYELAMKYAKERKQFGKPISTFQVNAFKLADMATEIEAARNLLYKACYLKDQKKPFGKEAAMAKLYCSEVMGRVVDEAVQLHGGYGLMKEYNIERFYRDYKLLTIGEGTSEVQRIVISRKIGCYDD, encoded by the coding sequence ATGGATTTTTGGTTGAACGATGAACAAAAAATGCTCCGTTACAATGTCAGGGAATTTGCCGAGAAGGAGATTAAACCCAAGGCGCAGGAGCTTGATGAGAAAGAGGAATTCTCATATGATATAACGAAGAAAATGGCAGAGCTGGGCCTCTTCGGGATCTATGTCCCTGATAAATGGGGCGGCGCCGGCATGGATTACCTGTCATATTGCGTGGCCGTCGAGGAGATATGCCGCATAGACGGATCTCACGGCGCGACAGTTGCAGCGGCCAACTCTCTCGGCATCGGCCCGATTTATTATTATGGCAGCGACAAGCAGAAAGAAGAGTGGCTCCCCAGGCTTTGCAAGGGAGAGATACTGGCTTCCTTTGGCCTTACCGAGCCTGAAGCCGGGTCCGATGCAGGCGCCAGCAAGACCAACGCTAAGCTCGATAAGGGAGAGTGGGTCATCAATGGGAGCAAAATATTTATAACAAACTCTACCAATAAGATGGCGGGAATATGCACGGTCCAGGCCATTACCGGGAAAAAGTCGGATGGAAAGAACGAGGTCTCCTGCATCCTGGTGCCCAACGGAACGAAGGGTTACACCCAGAAAAAAATGACGAAAAAAATGATGTGGCGCGCCTCGGACACGGGGGAGCTCTATTTCGACGACTGCCGTGTTCCCGAGGAAAACCTTCTGGGCAAGAGGGGCGAAGGATTCCACCAGATGCTCCAGACCCTGGACAACGGGCGCCTGGCCATCGCGGCCATGGGACTGGGCGGGGCCCAGGGGGCCTATGAGCTTGCCATGAAGTACGCGAAGGAGCGGAAACAGTTCGGCAAGCCCATATCCACCTTCCAGGTCAATGCCTTCAAGCTGGCCGATATGGCAACGGAGATAGAGGCTGCCCGCAATCTCCTATACAAGGCCTGCTACCTGAAAGACCAGAAAAAACCGTTCGGCAAGGAAGCGGCCATGGCGAAACTGTATTGCTCAGAGGTGATGGGCAGGGTCGTGGACGAGGCGGTGCAGCTCCATGGCGGATACGGACTTATGAAGGAATACAATATCGAGCGCTTTTACCGCGATTACAAGCTCCTCACCATCGGCGAGGGCACGTCGGAAGTTCAGCGCATCGTTATTTCGCGGAAGATAGGATGCTATGACGATTAA
- a CDS encoding cation:proton antiporter: MTQGFLPQALIYLTAAIIFVPVAKRLGMGSVLGYLIAGMIIGPFFLGFVGTERQDVLHFAEFGVVMMLFLIGLELEPSHFWRMRNIIVGMGTIQVMATAALAAAGLILAGFDLKPAIAAGLAVSMSSTAIVLQSLKEKGLSETSAGRSSFSVLLFQDMSVIPILALLPLLAVSPAGNGAGHNGSVLEGLPGWLQTTAVLGAGALVVLGGRYVIVPLLRLIARAHLREIFTASALLIVVATAFLMNLVGLSPALGTFLAGVVLANSEFRHELESDIEPFKGLLLGLFFISVGASINFGLITGSPALIFTLVGAAVLIKALVLFAAGRIFRLSLDQNLIFTLGLSQIGEFAFVLFSFMGQLNILPRDWTEIMMAVTAMTMTVTPLLLFAGERFILPWFGTPEREAKQPDAIDARHRVIIAGFGDFGSTVGRFLRANGVDATILDNDSDRVDLLRKMGFRVFYGDATRLDILKSAGAEDADMFITTLTDHESNSALIDSIRKHFPGLSVMARVKNRQDAYELVESCVDGVYRDYLDTAVRLGVDALVKLGHRRYSAVRAGQNFIKYDEASIIILAPHCHDKTTYISNAREQIRLQEQLLTNDREANPAINDHAWETGPSKNSKQ; the protein is encoded by the coding sequence ATGACACAGGGATTTCTTCCACAGGCTCTCATATATCTCACCGCCGCCATCATCTTTGTGCCGGTGGCGAAGCGGCTCGGCATGGGGTCCGTCCTCGGCTACCTCATAGCCGGGATGATCATCGGCCCCTTCTTCCTCGGCTTTGTCGGCACTGAGCGCCAGGACGTGCTTCACTTCGCGGAATTCGGCGTCGTCATGATGCTGTTCCTGATCGGCCTCGAGCTGGAGCCTTCCCATTTCTGGCGCATGCGCAATATTATCGTCGGGATGGGCACCATCCAGGTCATGGCCACCGCGGCGCTGGCGGCGGCCGGACTTATCCTGGCCGGATTCGACCTGAAACCGGCTATCGCCGCGGGATTGGCCGTTTCCATGTCGTCGACCGCCATCGTCCTCCAGTCCCTGAAAGAAAAAGGCCTCTCCGAAACCAGCGCCGGCAGAAGCTCCTTTTCCGTGCTGCTCTTCCAGGACATGTCCGTCATACCCATCCTCGCGCTGCTGCCCCTTCTTGCCGTGTCACCGGCCGGCAATGGGGCGGGACACAACGGATCGGTACTCGAAGGCCTCCCCGGCTGGCTCCAGACGACGGCGGTCCTCGGGGCGGGAGCCCTGGTGGTCCTCGGCGGCCGTTATGTGATAGTCCCCCTTCTCCGCCTCATCGCCAGGGCTCACCTGAGGGAGATATTCACCGCCTCCGCGCTCCTGATTGTCGTCGCCACCGCCTTTCTCATGAACCTGGTGGGACTCAGCCCCGCCCTCGGCACGTTCCTCGCCGGGGTGGTCCTCGCCAACAGCGAGTTCCGCCATGAGCTGGAAAGCGACATCGAGCCCTTCAAGGGCCTCCTGCTGGGTCTCTTCTTCATATCGGTGGGGGCCTCCATCAATTTCGGGCTCATAACAGGGTCTCCGGCCCTGATCTTCACCCTCGTCGGCGCCGCCGTCCTCATAAAGGCCCTGGTGCTCTTCGCCGCCGGCAGGATATTCAGGCTCTCCCTGGACCAGAATCTCATCTTTACCCTGGGTCTTTCACAGATAGGCGAGTTCGCCTTCGTCCTCTTCTCCTTCATGGGCCAGCTGAACATACTTCCCCGGGACTGGACCGAAATAATGATGGCCGTGACGGCGATGACCATGACCGTCACACCCCTGCTCCTCTTCGCCGGCGAGCGCTTCATCCTTCCCTGGTTTGGCACCCCCGAGAGGGAAGCGAAGCAGCCAGACGCGATAGACGCCCGGCACAGGGTCATCATTGCCGGATTCGGCGATTTCGGAAGCACCGTGGGCCGCTTTCTCAGGGCGAACGGCGTTGACGCGACCATCCTCGATAACGATTCGGACCGCGTGGATCTTCTCCGGAAGATGGGATTCAGGGTATTTTACGGTGACGCGACACGGCTTGACATACTGAAATCGGCAGGCGCCGAAGACGCAGACATGTTCATAACCACCCTGACGGACCATGAATCGAATTCCGCCCTGATAGACAGCATCCGTAAGCATTTTCCCGGCCTGTCCGTCATGGCCAGGGTAAAAAACCGCCAGGACGCCTATGAACTGGTCGAGTCCTGCGTCGACGGCGTGTACCGCGATTACCTGGATACCGCCGTGCGCCTCGGCGTCGACGCCCTGGTGAAGCTGGGGCACAGAAGATACAGCGCCGTAAGGGCCGGGCAGAACTTCATCAAATACGACGAGGCGTCGATCATCATCCTGGCACCCCACTGCCATGACAAAACGACTTACATTTCAAACGCGAGGGAGCAGATCCGGTTACAGGAGCAGTTGCTGACCAACGACAGGGAAGCGAACCCCGCCATCAATGACCACGCCTGGGAAACGGGACCGAGCAAAAATAGCAAACAGTAG
- a CDS encoding MaoC family dehydratase — protein MEYELGKSYDEINVGDKASFSKTITETDIALFAAITGDFNPMHMNEEFAKKTPFKTRIAHGGLPHGLIAPVWGTKLPGLGTIALEIKTRFKAPTYPGDTITASTEVIEKLEERKWLRMKLTWTNQKGEIVGTGEGLVMPPPKLK, from the coding sequence ATGGAATACGAACTCGGTAAATCATACGACGAAATCAACGTAGGGGACAAGGCGTCTTTTTCAAAGACCATCACGGAGACCGACATCGCGCTGTTCGCGGCCATAACCGGCGACTTCAACCCGATGCACATGAACGAGGAGTTTGCGAAGAAGACCCCGTTCAAGACACGGATAGCCCATGGCGGCCTGCCCCACGGCCTTATCGCGCCGGTCTGGGGAACGAAGCTTCCGGGCCTGGGCACCATAGCCCTGGAGATCAAGACCCGCTTCAAGGCTCCCACCTATCCGGGTGATACGATAACCGCTTCGACCGAGGTTATCGAGAAGCTCGAGGAGAGGAAGTGGCTCAGGATGAAGCTGACCTGGACGAACCAGAAAGGCGAGATCGTGGGGACCGGCGAAGGCTTGGTGATGCCGCCCCCGAAATTGAAGTAA
- a CDS encoding helix-turn-helix transcriptional regulator yields the protein MNLGSILRKHRKEQKLTMKEVAEKAHISEGFLSQIENNVNTPSVDTLMNICSAMGVNAGDILNQVERQVKFVVIHKSDWSDIDVPQSGFATKRFFPPDSRTVIDTAILVINQGKTIPVRKNIRNSQELLSVLKGKVELELGDEKIMLSEGDSIHYWSIPGKEMIFGKSPTSVVVWVGTI from the coding sequence ATGAACCTTGGCTCTATTCTTAGAAAACACAGAAAAGAACAGAAATTGACCATGAAGGAAGTGGCGGAAAAGGCCCATATTTCCGAGGGCTTTTTGAGCCAGATAGAAAATAATGTAAACACTCCTTCAGTCGATACACTGATGAATATATGCAGCGCCATGGGAGTCAATGCCGGCGATATCCTGAACCAGGTGGAACGTCAGGTCAAGTTTGTGGTGATACACAAAAGCGACTGGAGTGATATCGACGTGCCCCAGTCCGGATTCGCGACAAAGAGGTTTTTTCCGCCGGACAGCCGTACCGTCATAGATACGGCCATCCTCGTCATAAACCAGGGGAAGACGATCCCGGTGAGAAAGAACATCAGGAACAGCCAGGAGCTCCTGAGCGTCCTCAAGGGTAAAGTCGAGCTGGAGCTCGGCGACGAGAAGATCATGCTCTCGGAAGGGGATTCGATCCATTACTGGTCCATACCGGGTAAGGAGATGATCTTCGGGAAAAGCCCGACCTCGGTTGTCGTTTGGGTGGGAACCATATAA
- a CDS encoding acyl-CoA dehydrogenase, whose translation YIKEFPVERLYRDAKLGEIGEGTSEIQRVLIAKDLIKKYAS comes from the coding sequence GCTATATCAAGGAATTCCCGGTGGAGCGCCTCTACCGCGACGCGAAGCTGGGCGAGATCGGCGAGGGCACCTCGGAGATCCAGCGGGTGCTGATCGCCAAGGATCTGATCAAGAAGTACGCATCGTAG